The genomic segment ctcgctgcctggacGACTGGACGAGGCGGAGACCCCCAAAAATAACAAGCTGGCCTCAATGCCGCGATtagtattgaatatagcccacttgaaggtttagccaacctttaacaaatgatcatcagtgcgcaggagaggaaaacaaaacccatttttgggaaataaacctctgggaatccatggctgattcgattgcccttcctccgggCAGGCTACTAGCGCAtttttgtaaaagcattttttgggatctgtaatatttgttctaatgtaaacttggtaagcactggaggaccaACAACCTAAGAGATAAGGGAATCCTGTGGTGAAAAGCTGAAGAAGCTGCTCCGATTCTGATCGGAGGACTGCTCAGCTGCAAATCCGGACCTGGAAAGAATCAAAGCGAAGATAAAAGAAGAACCAATGTCAGGTGAAGATTGTTCCATTTTCGTTAATAAAAGCGGATCCGAGGGTGATGCACCCTGAGAAAAGGCAGAGTTGGAGATAAGAGAGAAGGGGGTTGTATGGgctaacatgggagtttaatttaaacaaatagatTAGGGAACCATTTCCTTCCTGGtcacttttacttcttttgagcaggaaggaaaaggTATCAGATGAGGTGATTGAAACTTTGATAGAGGAAACTCTTATCGCGctattcttaagggacataatataGGATGATACTACGGGCATTGAAAATgagcagccgctcctaactgtaaaaCAGCTCAGAACTGCTGATGAGctgaaaagcatttcacagagaaggGATCACTATGGGTGCCTGCTGGACGCTCATagtggccagggaggtcactgcaggggcctctTAAAAGGTTACGGTTGGAGGACCGCTGGGAAGGCAGAAGAGTGGTCAGAAAAGCTGGGCCCTGCTGGGAAACCATTTGAGGTAAGTAATAGAAGGGGACAGCAGGGCATTGTTGAAGCCCACAACTGGAAAGGCAGAAGAAAGAAAATCATTTGATAGAGAAggggccagggaggtcactgcaggggcatGCAGTAAGAGGAGCGGTAACTTGAAAGTTTACGGTTGGAGgtacgaggggggggggggcttgttgGACAACAGTGGCGGGCGCTGAAAGTCTGGGATGGGttgcgggagcagccgctcctgaCTGTGAAACAGCATGAATCCGAATACCCAGGAATTGCTGAATGAGCCTTTTAACAGGTGCTGTGGAGGTGCCGCCTTCTGTGTTTTCCAGATGTAGATGCGCTTTGTGGAGATGCAGTGGGTGCGGGGCGTAGTGTTGTCAAGTCCGCTTTTTTTGAGTCACGGGTTGTAATTTGTATAAACACCCCTACatacatgggttgggcttgttttgtcatGAGACTTGGCAACATTGGGGGCGAGCGTCATAGCACCTGCGACAGGAAGGATGCTGCAGAATGGagagaaataaattaaataaattatctttacgtgctgtagatttgaatgggatgttgttgctacgaagataatGCTTGAGCCTGGGGATCGTCCAATCTCCGATATCAGGAGTTACGGAGGAACGAATAGCCAGGCGGGAGCTGCGGCGGACAGGAGAGTGAGTCGGTTGTTGTGCTGGGCGACAGGGAAAAGGCAAGGGATCTGGTGATGGTGCTGGAGAAGCAGACAtttgggcagagaagtttggagtggtaaataccgccgaccgaagttgtcatggagttggcccgggaagggctggttaAACTGGTTACGTGGATCTCTGTTCCAGGAAAACGGCAAACAGATCATCAGCCGACGAAATGGAATAATCCAGAAATTTTGTtcatgatgcgtgcatgtacggTGAAATCGAAACGCAACTGAGAAGTAAATGAATAGGGTATTTATAGTGCCAAccatcttaattagctaatgtgtaaattggaGATTGGTGTCTCACCCTCCTCCTGAACTTTAGTTATAAACTTCActttggtccagaatcagctcgtcAGTGTCCTGTATTGCAGCCAagcgaatgagactgaggttttgaaactgaagtgcatccgtttgcaaaaaaagatttgtgtaaggccacaggtTGGTACCCTTTGTTTGTTACAATTGAGttatatcttttaaataaatgtttcgcTTTTTTTATCTACTTGATTTCTGATagatgggtctaaaaataagaacggttccaattattacatctaattgtaaaacgctgacacctgaGCACAGtgttgatacaggttcccttcacctctcttacTCATTTTTCACATCTGTTCCAGACCAGAGGTActctatattcaaactttttcatTATGTATCACTCAAGGGTTTCTTAAGGTTACTGTATTTTTTGCTTATTTGTATAGGTTATACACATGTACatctatctccatatattaataggagcgaAACACTTAAATATTGTACATGATGTGAAGTACagaagcggtgctctccctgcccaagaacTTAATGAACTTagcagcactacacccctggacttatttgcttgtatttatatttcattttttgtacaGATTTTTTAGATTAGTTATTTATAGTTTAAACAACTTATATGTGTTTCAAACATGCCCACTCTGTAAGTGTGAATCAGATACCATCATCACAAGATACACTGCAAGattcacgtggggttttgggaaACGCACGAAGATCGATCGAAAGCAGCTGCAGTGAATCTTAAATTATCTTCAAACACCAAGTCCTACCGCTATCAGGAAACGGCCCCCTGGTTCGTGGTTTGAAGGCAGCACTATAATATTACTGCTACTCTGAAATGTAAAGTCCCCTTCTGGCACATGATCGTTttagtttttagttgttttttttgttaccatTTTTTCTGTTGCAGGTGCagcacagaagaaaaaaataaatcaccttATTCCAATATCTATATAAAACCATATGGTTCTTATGGACTTTCTttggaacctttttgtttgtttgtttaggttCTAAATAGGACCCCTGTTATGTACAGACAACAGGAGTTATATAATGAGTTCTAACAGAATCAATGATTTAGAATGGGttatacagccccccccccccccccccccagtatatAAGAATGGTATTTTACAGAATTGAAATAAAATGTGTCCAAAAAGGAACTGCGTAAAGGAATATGatcaaaattgtattttatttttcagactATAGACAGAAATCAACAGTACCCCATGCAGTCAGATACAAATACATGACTTGAATTTGTATCTTAAATGTATTTAAGGGataattgtattaatacatttaaggcataattgtattaatactgtcTTGTTTTAAAGGGAGCCTAGGAAAGTtgcacaaatattattattattttattatttatttcttagcagacacccttatccagggcaacttacaattgttatatcacattattttttacacattatttttacatccaattacccatttatacagttgggtttttactggtgcaatctaggtaaagtacctttcccacagcagcagtgtcctccacctgggattgaacccacgaccctccggtcaagagtccagagccctaaccactactccacactgctgctgcccaAATAGCAGCGATAATTCTATCATCAGTAGGTGTGCTGATCCTgtcatgtatgtactgtatggtatGTTAAACTGTAATCCATATGTAAGCTTTTGCAGGGCAACTTCTAGTAACCCATATAATTCACATAAACAAGCAGAATGTCtacaaatgtaaatttaaaaaaatgtgacttAAGGGTATATGTTTTGATCTTATACTGTATCTTGCTTTTATATAGACCTCTAATAATTGAGGGAATTCTGAGCATACATAATGCCGGGTCTGTATTATTATCTGCAGTGATCCCACAGTATAGGCTATTGATATATGGCTGGTTGTCAGTAATCTCAGACAATTTAATAGCATCAGTACCTGAAACCTCGCCTGATCTGTGTACTCTCACAGCAAAACTGTCCCTtgttttcacttttgttttcacTCAGTCTGTTTCTAAAAAACTGGCAGTCTAAAGTTATGTAGTCCACGAGGAGTACAGGCGTAAATTGCAGCTGTAATATCTGTTTCTCAAAACCCTCTATCATCAGTATTGGTTGGATTTCAAGTACTTGTAATGTTGGAAACGCCGATGTATCTTGGCAGGCGTTACCATATATGGGCTTTACAGGGAGAACTGACTTGCATAATAACTGACTGCCGAAAACTGAATTACTCTGTTACCCTTTTTATCaagtgtttcctgtaaaatgttaacCAAAAACCCAATCTGGGGAATACAACGCATGAGAATAGTGGGGGTGGCTGTACGTTGTATGTACGTCACACACTTTTCCATTTCTCTGGAGAACCACATATCCAGGTCTTATGAAACTTGGTATAagcaatatttaatataaattactGATCATCTATGGGAGGTGGGCCTATCTGTCTGACATCagtctacttattattattattattatttatttcttagcagacgcccttatccagggcgacttacaattgttacaagatatcacattatacattatttcacattatacagatatcacattatttttacatacaattacccatttatacagttgggtttttactggagaaatcttggtaaagtaccttgctcaagggtacaacagcagtgttccccactggggatcgaacccacaaccctccggtcaagagtccagagccctaaccactactctacactgctgccctgttcatCACACAGACTTACATTGTTTGCCAATAtttggagaaccacttatccaattgtaatgaaacctgGTATTAACATTATGTAGCTTAAGTTGTGTTTCATGACTAGGTAAGTAATACTGGTTTTAGTACAAAGATCAGATTCAGCGGCTATACGAAGGTATCATACCGAAAGCTCTAATTGTGAATTTAAAGCCATGGTGGGGATATATATGTTACTGACATAACTACTACATTCTACATGACTAAGGATCAGGGGTCAAGCTTAAGGACCACCTCTTATTCTGAATATAATATTTAACTGATATCTGATTTTAAACATTACAGATAGACCTTTACTAATACAGTGTTCTGAAGGTGGTACATATCCAAAATCCCATCTCCAATTTCATGGACTTATGTGGTTAGTCATCAATGAAGAATTTATTGGTAACTGTTGGTTCCTTTATCGTAAGTTTACAAAAATGTGGCATCCCCCAAGACtaactgcaatagaaaaatggGAACTTGAACTGAAACATCCCACTAATGGCACGTGAAACGCTAAGGGGAAGGTCTCTTCCTGGAAATCTTTGTGATATTTAGTTTCATGACAGATACACAGAATAACAAAATGACcaaatataaaatgttatagaGATAAGGATATCCCAGATGACAACACAGATATTGTAATGAAAACCACCTGGTGGCGGTTCACTGAGCAGTTTACAGGATAAAagtgttatttgttcacttgACTTGATTCATTACAGTAAAAGGTGAATCACATCTTTTTTCCAACATCATACAGCACTGGCTCCCACGCGTTCAGCATTTTATGTGATGTGATTCAGTTTTGCGTAGCATGTGAAATATTTCTGGGGGCGCCCGACATAGGTTAACGCATGTAGGCACATCACACAAGCGaggcaattattatttgtttatttagcagacgcctttatccaaggcgacttacagagactagggtgtgtgaactatgcatcagctgcggagtcacttacaactacgtctcatccgaaagacggagcacaaggaggttaagtgacttgctcagggtcacacaatgagtcagtggctgaggtgggatttgaaccgtagacctcatggttacaagcccttttctttaaccactggaccacacaacctccttaaTCCACacacaatccacacacaggcggagggtgggtgcgaacccgggacctctcgatCTAAtgcatagcgccaataccgctgtacaaatgAGCCGATAACGTGGGCCCCTGGACAAGGAACcagaacagcccccccccccaaattaatACTGTTATAACAATGTAAAAGACAATGTTGAAGGAAAATATGCCTGACACCAGATTCAAATAACGACTCCATTGTTTTAACGTGAATACCAAACGTgcaatacatacacatacatacacaattAGCTATAAAAGACTTGGCATTACACAGCACCATCTAGattaatatactgagcatcaaaagaaacttatcaccattataaaacatttatttttgaaaaaaatgaggtatataaatgatggacattgacaaaatgtttttggtttctttttaatcactcgatgattcatccttgaccatgacacacttgagtgactatgactgaacatatgcacttaatcacccacttagtgagacagttgatatggagtgaaatcaacacattacactttgaataattagaaaaataaaagctaattatgaGGAGTAtaattggtaattgaataaactgatgcgttaaaagaaaaatcgagagacctaaacatggagtcaaagacatcGCAAAACGCATTTCATTGAACAAACGcacgcaacaatatccacctggtgctctgtacaccgatgggtataatttattttgcacaccTTTCAATTTATCTTTCGACCATACTCGAAAGTCAACAACAGACCGAtatttatcatcagaaaaacacagaaaacaaaaggttGAGATAGACGGCGTCCTCCAGTAATAAACTTAAGGGGAACGAAAATTATGAACGCCGACGAGATGTTATTTTCAATTTGACAtaggcatttgtttgtgctaatattcccctggaaaaaatggATAAATCCAAAACTAcatgcatttctgaacaaacatgtaataaattaaggagcaattcctacagcaggtcaactgaggAGGAATATAtaccccaaattgctgagttgctCAAGATGAAGGTAGTTATTGAcaagtctacaaatgcaaaaaatcagtatgttttgcacattttgtttgttctccacAGACTATCGAATACATttgaactgaaagtaatattagtCTGTGAGAAATGGTATACCTCTTAGGGaataaacacacgcacacacatttcATGTTATCATGAAACTTCCCAGCAGTAACTTGAGTAAGTCCCCTTTTTTATGCTTATAAGAATCATGAGCGGTGTAAACTTCCAGTACACTGCTATCCAGCGAGCGTCTGGAACGGTCAAACTTCTCGGGTTAGCTTTAATTATCAGTGAATATTTACTACTGCAGAATGATGTATGTTTCTGTGAGGTATTTCACCCTGCTTATGCTCGTTGTATTGACTGAATGTACCGGTAAGTGACTTATTAAAGTAGTCGTATTAGTCGTAGCAGTCATAATAAATGTActatcacaatacaaaatgttGGGCTGTCTGATTAAAagttaaaagtattattattattatttagcacgagaaagagagagtgtgtagttctgcaatatatatatatatatatatatatatacattgtttcTTACTGTCGCGTTTGTGTTGGTTCAGGTACTACCGTAACAGTTCAATCGGATGGATCCACGGctgttttaaataaagacttCACCTTCAGATGCAGTCTGTCAGATCCCAAAGTGAAACAAGTTACCTGGCAGAAGCAGAAGGATAAAGCTTTGGAGAACATGGCTACCTACAGCGTTACATTTGGAGCAAAAGTCCTGGAACCGTACCACCAAAGAGTGAATTTCTCGTTGCTAGGATTAAATGAATCATCGATAACTATTCATAACGTTCAACCGGAGGACGAAGGGTGTTATATGTGTTTGTTCAACACATACCCACAAGGATCGATTACTGGAAGATCCTGCTTTACTGTTCTTGGTAAGAATATAATTACTATTTTCTGGAAACCACGTGTCGCTATACATGCAATATGCCTCCCTAGGctacattgtgtttatttatggTGGTATAATACAGCAACAAGAGGATTACACGAtcaatgtaataaatatatactttttaaaaatacactagAAAGAAAGCATAACTGTTATGAGcattgggttttatttttaataagttatttttttaaaaagtttggtTTTACACCATTACTGTGCTTGGTTTAACACTAATGTTTCATATGTTTTAGCATAACTCATACATCAGAAACTGTCTCAAATACGAACTTTATATTACCATAATTGGTTTCTGAGGTGCGTGGAAGTGCAagcattgttacaaaaaaaacacaaacagttgACTGCACTACAGAAGCAATTGCATTTGATGCTAAGATCACACTACTGTAAAATGGTTATTACGATCAATGGAGATTCCGAAGTCAGGTTAAAAATGTCAGTGTGGAAGTTCCaaaatgtgtacagtatataaacagtaCTTATAATGTAAAAggtgtttctgttttatattagTTTCTATGAAAAGTGTAAGTGAacatataatttgtatttaaatatgtattaagtATATTAACTTCAGTGCCAAAATGTGTTATTATTCGTGGCTCGAAACCCACCTGTTAACCTTTCCCTAGAAATCAAGATCCTACAGCATTTTCAGTGTGGACGAATTTCCCATTCTGTACTGTATTGTCATAAGTATATGACGTGAACAATGTTCTCATAGTGGAAATCTGggccaagggttttttttttttttttcttaacacgtgagtttgtatttatttaaatgaacacaGAAGTGAAACTGAAATTACAGTATGTATAGAGCAACAGCAGAAACTGGAAGTCCCGGGTCGTTGTATTGAAAAAGCACCCAAGACAGAGTGAGGAAAGTCCAATGAATACCGAATGAatcatgattttatttttatttttacaggtaTTTCTGAGATCAATATTGAAACAATCTCTACAGAGTCTGAAAATACAGCAGTGGTGAGCTGCTCGGCCACTGGGAAACCAGCCCCTAAGATCAGATGGAACGCATCAGAAAGTGTCACTTCGAATGCCGTGCAAAGCAGCATAGATCGTAATGGGATTGTGACAGTCACCAGCAACCTTACACTGGATCTGTCAAGTTTCCTTGCTGAAGAAATCAGCTGCTTTGTAAGCCACTCTACACTGAATCAGGAAATTGAGAAAAACATCAGTATTAGAGAAGACAAGAGAACATGTAAGTGTTTGTTTGTAGTGTATACTTTGTGTCAAACATTTGAATTTGACTTTCTGCTGGTTATATTTAGTGACCTCTAGGTGGCACTCTATCCTAGGTTAAAAAATCAAATCACCAATTAAAATAGAAATCCTTACCAAACTATTGTGCTTTCTTCACTCGTGCTGTTTTTGCTCTGtggtgtgtgttgttttgcacCATATGGTCAGTGGTTGTGTGCAGCAGCTCTTTAAATAATGACTCGTGGCAAAGTATATCTCCTGGCAAGAGTACTCCCCATGCACAAGCAGATAAGCTGCATCAGGGAGATGATTCAATTCTGTTCTTGCCATAGCCAGTTGGAAAGATTGGTGCTTTCCAGACACTGTTGTCATGacagtgtgttttttgtttttcaaatgtaaacAACTATGAGAACATTTGGGTATTTTcctagtaattattattattatttttttacatatttcattGCCAGTGTTAAGATTAGGAGAGTTCTTACCACAGGATGAAGTTGGCGATTTCCTGATAGGAGAGTTTCAACTCTTTTAATAGCTTCTTTTGCAGAccagcataataaaacaaaaactcatgTGCCATTTCTGCCCAGATTGCTACAATTGAAGTCAATGCAATACAATATTATCaattttaggttttttttcttaGTACCGTGAAGAGGGGGCATTTCATTTAAAGAAttgaaattaatatttaaacacaaattctaacatgattttattttttgattttcagTAACAAATGTTCTTAGTCCTGGTGTAGTCGTCTTGGTGATCCTCTGTATCGCAGCTCCGATTATCATGACAGTTGCTTGTTTTGTAATCAGAAGAATAAAGAAAACCAAAGGTAGGTTAACTTACTATGACCCAGTTGATACACATTTAGTTTATATGTGAAGGTGTGAAGTAGAATGTGTTTGGAAGATATTTTTATATCTTAGTATTTATTACTATCCAGGGACATACTTATTTTGCTATGCATTTGTTATGGCtgatctgtgtattttttttatttctattgctAGAGGACTGTACAGTAACATAACCAAACTAATCAcaggtttttatttgtaaaccAAACAACAATGATAGATAAACACGTAATGGGGAAGTAATTCATTTAGAAGCAAAAAAAGCACAATGGATTGTTGCAGTTTACACAACATTTTAGAAGCCATTTTTACACCATTCTTTCATTGTAGTACCATTGCCTTTATACAGAGCACAGTGGAAGCAATGTTGACTTAAAATCGTTGTGTGCTACTTAATATACAACTGACACCATCTGATCAGAAGTTCAGTCTTGTATTACTGATAT from the Acipenser ruthenus chromosome 9, fAciRut3.2 maternal haplotype, whole genome shotgun sequence genome contains:
- the LOC117405148 gene encoding OX-2 membrane glycoprotein-like — encoded protein: MMYVSVRYFTLLMLVVLTECTGTTVTVQSDGSTAVLNKDFTFRCSLSDPKVKQVTWQKQKDKALENMATYSVTFGAKVLEPYHQRVNFSLLGLNESSITIHNVQPEDEGCYMCLFNTYPQGSITGRSCFTVLGISEINIETISTESENTAVVSCSATGKPAPKIRWNASESVTSNAVQSSIDRNGIVTVTSNLTLDLSSFLAEEISCFVSHSTLNQEIEKNISIREDKRTLTNVLSPGVVVLVILCIAAPIIMTVACFVIRRIKKTKAGPLEEKLNAEEMSPA